The Streptomyces sp. DH-12 genome has a window encoding:
- a CDS encoding PaaI family thioesterase: MSGHSAALQPPAGALPPVRHPDAPAPGELLGAHYGQCFGCGDEQPHGLHLQARAGEGVSITAEFTVRPAHQGAPGLAHGGVLATALDETLGSLTWLLRTIAVTGRLETDFVRPVPVGTVLHLQAEVTAVAGRKIYCTATGRIGGPDGPVAVRADALFIEVKVDHFIDHGRQEEIRAAMEDPDQVRRTRAFEVNP, encoded by the coding sequence GTGAGTGGTCATTCCGCAGCTCTTCAGCCCCCCGCCGGCGCCCTGCCGCCCGTGCGTCACCCCGACGCCCCCGCACCCGGCGAGCTCCTGGGCGCGCACTACGGACAGTGCTTCGGCTGTGGCGACGAACAGCCCCACGGGCTGCACCTCCAGGCGCGCGCCGGCGAAGGCGTGTCGATCACCGCCGAGTTCACCGTGCGGCCCGCACACCAGGGCGCCCCCGGACTCGCCCACGGCGGGGTGCTGGCCACCGCCCTCGACGAGACGCTCGGCTCGCTGACCTGGCTGCTCCGCACCATCGCGGTCACCGGCCGGCTGGAGACCGACTTCGTCCGGCCCGTGCCCGTCGGCACCGTGCTGCACCTCCAGGCGGAGGTGACCGCCGTGGCGGGGCGGAAGATCTACTGCACCGCCACCGGACGCATCGGCGGCCCCGACGGCCCGGTCGCCGTCCGCGCGGACGCCCTGTTCATCGAGGTCAAGGTGGACCACTTCATCGACCACGGCCGCCAGGAGGAGATCCGGGCCGCGATGGAGGACCCCGACCAGGTCCGCCGGACCCGTGCCTTCGAGGTGAACCCGTGA
- a CDS encoding DUF3159 domain-containing protein, with protein sequence MTSLDKPTTEETSADASADDARAVTEAALFEAFGGVRGMVETVLPGLLFVSIYTVNKDLHMSALAALGVALVMVVVRLARRDTVKHAFSGVFGVGFGVVFAMMTGNAKDFYLPGMLYTLGLALAYIVTAMAGVPLIGLMLGPVFKENLSWRTRNPGRKKAYTKASWAWGLILLAKCAILFPLYWWADTTQLGWVLVALKIPPFLLAVYLTWVFLAKAPPPIDVFAEMEAEERAEEERRAAAGESEGAPAGRHRRRS encoded by the coding sequence GTGACGTCGCTCGACAAGCCGACAACCGAAGAGACCTCCGCGGACGCGTCCGCGGACGACGCCCGGGCGGTGACGGAAGCCGCCCTGTTCGAGGCGTTCGGCGGTGTCCGGGGCATGGTCGAGACGGTGCTGCCGGGGCTGCTCTTCGTCAGCATCTACACGGTCAACAAGGACCTGCACATGTCGGCGCTCGCGGCGCTCGGCGTGGCACTGGTCATGGTCGTGGTCCGGCTGGCCCGCAGGGACACCGTGAAGCACGCGTTCAGCGGCGTCTTCGGCGTGGGCTTCGGCGTGGTCTTCGCGATGATGACCGGCAACGCCAAGGACTTCTACCTGCCGGGCATGCTGTACACGCTGGGCCTGGCCCTGGCGTACATCGTCACGGCCATGGCGGGCGTGCCGCTGATCGGACTGATGCTGGGCCCGGTGTTCAAGGAGAACCTCTCCTGGCGCACCCGCAACCCCGGCCGCAAGAAGGCGTACACCAAGGCCAGCTGGGCCTGGGGCCTGATCCTGCTCGCCAAGTGCGCGATCCTCTTCCCGCTGTACTGGTGGGCGGACACCACCCAGCTCGGCTGGGTGCTGGTGGCGCTGAAGATCCCGCCGTTCCTGCTCGCCGTCTACCTGACCTGGGTGTTCCTGGCGAAGGCCCCGCCGCCGATCGACGTCTTCGCCGAGATGGAGGCGGAGGAGCGCGCGGAGGAGGAGCGGCGGGCCGCCGCGGGGGAGAGCGAAGGGGCGCCGGCCGGCCGGCACCGCCGCCGGTCCTGA
- a CDS encoding DUF3710 domain-containing protein: MFGRRKKRDAADGAAGEAEQVVDGVDAEADEETGRVRLEPAPRPDGPWDSSEVREPGEGRVDLGGLFVPGVDGMELRVEVAGDAIVAATVVLRDSAIQLQAFAAPKREGIWGEVREEIAAGITQQGGIIDEVEGPLGWELRAQVPVQLPDGTGGFQVVRFVGVDGPRWFLRGVISGQGAVQPEAAGLLEQIFRDTVVVRGDGPMAPRDPIVLKLPNDAQMVPENVQQEEGSRFAGGMSRLQRGPEITEVR, translated from the coding sequence GTGTTCGGACGTCGCAAGAAGAGGGATGCCGCCGACGGTGCGGCCGGCGAGGCCGAGCAGGTCGTCGACGGTGTCGACGCGGAGGCGGACGAGGAGACCGGGCGCGTGAGGCTCGAGCCCGCGCCCCGGCCCGACGGGCCCTGGGACAGCTCCGAGGTCCGCGAGCCCGGCGAGGGCCGGGTCGACCTGGGCGGTCTGTTCGTGCCCGGTGTGGACGGCATGGAACTGCGCGTGGAGGTCGCGGGCGACGCGATCGTCGCGGCCACCGTCGTGCTGCGGGACAGCGCGATCCAGTTGCAGGCCTTCGCCGCGCCCAAGCGCGAGGGCATCTGGGGCGAGGTCCGCGAGGAGATCGCGGCCGGCATCACCCAGCAGGGCGGCATCATCGACGAGGTCGAGGGCCCGCTCGGCTGGGAGCTGCGCGCCCAGGTGCCGGTGCAGCTGCCGGACGGCACCGGCGGCTTCCAGGTCGTGCGGTTCGTCGGCGTGGACGGCCCCCGCTGGTTCCTGCGCGGAGTGATCTCCGGGCAGGGCGCGGTGCAGCCGGAGGCGGCGGGGCTGCTGGAGCAGATCTTCCGGGACACGGTGGTGGTGCGCGGGGACGGCCCGATGGCCCCGCGCGACCCGATCGTCCTGAAGCTGCCGAACGACGCGCAGATGGTGCCGGAGAACGTGCAACAGGAGGAGGGGTCCCGGTTCGCGGGCGGCATGAGCCGGCTGCAGCGGGGTCCCGAGATCACCGAAGTGCGCTGA
- a CDS encoding TrkA family potassium uptake protein has product MHIVIMGCGRVGSALAQTLEEQGHTIAVIDQDPTAFRRLGSSFGGRRVTGVGFDQDTLREAGIEDAGAFAAVSSGDNSNIIAARVAREMFGIENVAARIYDPRRAEVYQRLGIPTVATVRWTADQMLRRLLPSGAEPLWRDPTGGVQLAEVHTSTAWVGHRVSRLQDETGVRVAFLTRLGEAILPSSQTVLQEGDLVHVMMRTDEIDRVEAAFAKGPDEEGGR; this is encoded by the coding sequence ATGCATATTGTCATCATGGGCTGCGGAAGGGTCGGTTCCGCCCTGGCCCAGACCCTGGAGGAACAGGGGCACACGATCGCCGTGATCGACCAGGACCCCACCGCGTTCCGCCGGCTGGGCTCCTCGTTCGGGGGCCGCCGGGTCACCGGCGTCGGCTTCGACCAGGACACCCTGCGCGAGGCCGGCATCGAGGACGCCGGCGCCTTCGCCGCCGTGTCCAGCGGCGACAACTCCAACATCATCGCCGCCCGGGTGGCCCGCGAGATGTTCGGCATCGAGAACGTCGCCGCCCGTATCTACGACCCCCGCCGCGCGGAGGTCTACCAGCGCCTGGGCATCCCCACCGTCGCCACCGTCCGCTGGACGGCCGACCAGATGCTGCGCCGGCTGCTCCCCTCGGGCGCCGAGCCGCTCTGGCGCGATCCCACGGGCGGGGTCCAGCTCGCCGAGGTGCACACCTCCACGGCGTGGGTGGGGCACCGCGTCTCCCGGCTCCAGGACGAGACGGGTGTGCGGGTCGCGTTCCTCACCCGGCTCGGGGAGGCCATCCTGCCCAGCTCGCAGACGGTGTTGCAGGAGGGTGACCTGGTGCACGTGATGATGCGCACGGACGAGATCGACCGGGTCGAGGCGGCCTTCGCCAAGGGACCCGACGAGGAGGGCGGTCGCTGA
- a CDS encoding DUF4193 domain-containing protein — MATDYDTPRKTDDDVDSDSLEELKARRNDKSASAVDVDEFEAAEGLELPGADLSNEELAVRVLPKQQDEFTCMSCFLVHHRSQLAREKNGQPICRDCD; from the coding sequence ATGGCTACCGACTACGACACTCCACGCAAGACCGACGACGACGTCGACTCGGACAGCCTCGAAGAGCTGAAGGCCCGGCGGAACGACAAGTCGGCCTCGGCCGTGGATGTCGACGAGTTCGAGGCCGCCGAGGGCCTCGAACTGCCCGGTGCGGACCTCTCGAACGAGGAGCTGGCCGTCCGGGTCCTGCCCAAGCAGCAGGACGAGTTCACCTGCATGAGCTGCTTCCTGGTGCACCACCGCAGCCAGCTGGCCCGCGAGAAGAACGGCCAGCCGATCTGCCGCGACTGCGACTGA
- a CDS encoding DUF3093 domain-containing protein — MQLSAAPYEERLTAPRSWWLLSSLAGVSFALIMLPFGTLPMLAGLAGGTAAAAVVVSAYGSVRIRVVNGHLIAGEAKIPVSALGEAEVLDAEEARAWRSHKADPRAFMLLRAYVPGALRVDVTDPEDPTPYVFLSTREPERLAQALRAAKDAADAS, encoded by the coding sequence ATGCAGCTCTCCGCCGCCCCGTACGAAGAACGCCTCACCGCTCCGCGCTCCTGGTGGCTCCTGTCCTCCCTGGCCGGGGTCTCCTTCGCGCTGATCATGCTGCCGTTCGGCACCCTGCCGATGCTGGCCGGGCTGGCCGGCGGCACCGCCGCGGCGGCGGTCGTGGTGAGCGCGTACGGCTCGGTGCGGATCCGGGTCGTGAACGGCCATCTGATCGCGGGCGAGGCGAAGATCCCGGTGTCGGCGCTCGGCGAGGCGGAGGTGCTGGACGCGGAGGAGGCGCGCGCCTGGCGGAGCCACAAGGCGGACCCGCGCGCGTTCATGCTGCTGCGCGCGTACGTCCCGGGTGCGCTGCGCGTGGACGTCACGGACCCGGAGGACCCCACTCCCTACGTCTTCCTGTCCACCCGTGAGCCCGAGCGGCTGGCGCAGGCGCTCCGGGCGGCGAAGGACGCGGCGGACGCTTCTTAG
- a CDS encoding sensor histidine kinase KdpD has protein sequence MGRGKLRIHLGAAPGVGKTYAMLAEAHRRVERGTDCVVAFVETHGRPRTEALLTGLERIPLRRLEHDGVTVAEMDLDAVLARRPRVALVDELAHTNAPGSRNAKRWQDVEELLAAGIDVLSTVGIQHLESLGDTVESITGVRERATVPDEVVRRADQVELVDMTPEALRRRMAHGNIHQPDQVDAALSSYFRPGNLAALRELALLWVADRVDAHLQRYRSEHAVSAIWGSRERIVVGLTGGPEGRTLIRRAARLAEKGAGGQLLAVYISRSDGLTSASPGELAAQRALVEDLGGSFHHVVGDDIPAALLDFARGANATQIVLGSSRRRTWQYVFGPGVGATVARDCGPDLDVHIVTHEEAARGRGLPVARGAPLGRLRLAWGWAAGTAGPAALAVLLSAVDPGLAIDMLMFLAVTVAAALLGGLWPALASAAVGSLLLNYLYTPPLYTWSVSDPRNIVAIVVFVAIGTSVASVVDLAARRTQQAARLRAESEILSFLAGNVLRGETGLEDLLERVRETFGMESAALLERAGDVEPWTCAGRAGRGRPVGRPEDADVEVPVGDHMALALTGRVPPAEDRRVLAAFAAQAAVVLDRRRLREQADRALALAEGNRIRTALLAAVSHDLRTPLAGIKAAVSSLRSEDVEWSDEDRAELLEGIEDGADRLDHLVGNLLDMSRLHTGTVTPLMRGTDLDEVVPRALGGVPEDSVALDVPETLPMVDADPGLLERAMANVIENAVKYSPPGEKVLVAASALADRVEVRVVDRGPGVPDEAKGRIFEPFQRHGDAPRGTGVGLGLAVARGFTEAMGGTLDADDTPGGGLTMTLTLHAAETRPADRPGDRARGPVAAENERRAS, from the coding sequence ATGGGACGCGGCAAGCTACGCATTCACCTCGGCGCGGCGCCGGGCGTGGGGAAGACCTACGCGATGCTCGCCGAGGCGCACCGCCGCGTCGAACGGGGCACCGACTGCGTCGTCGCCTTCGTGGAGACGCACGGCAGACCCCGCACCGAGGCCCTGCTGACCGGGCTGGAGCGCATCCCGCTCAGACGGCTGGAGCACGACGGCGTGACCGTGGCCGAGATGGACCTCGACGCCGTCCTCGCCCGCCGCCCCCGGGTCGCCCTGGTCGACGAGCTCGCCCACACCAACGCGCCCGGCTCGCGCAACGCCAAACGCTGGCAGGACGTGGAGGAGCTGCTGGCCGCCGGCATCGACGTGCTGTCCACGGTCGGCATCCAGCACCTGGAGTCGCTGGGCGACACCGTGGAGTCCATCACCGGCGTACGGGAGCGGGCGACCGTGCCGGACGAGGTCGTACGCCGCGCCGACCAGGTCGAACTGGTCGACATGACGCCCGAGGCGCTGCGCCGCCGCATGGCGCACGGCAACATCCACCAGCCCGACCAGGTCGACGCGGCCCTCTCCAGCTACTTCCGCCCCGGCAACCTCGCCGCCCTGCGCGAACTCGCCCTGCTGTGGGTCGCCGACCGGGTCGACGCCCACCTCCAGCGCTACCGCAGCGAGCACGCCGTCTCGGCGATCTGGGGCTCGCGCGAGCGGATCGTGGTCGGGCTGACCGGCGGGCCCGAGGGCCGCACCCTGATCCGCCGGGCCGCACGGCTCGCGGAGAAGGGCGCGGGCGGGCAGCTGCTCGCCGTGTACATATCCCGCAGCGACGGCCTCACCTCCGCCTCGCCCGGCGAACTGGCCGCCCAGCGCGCCCTCGTGGAGGACCTCGGCGGCAGCTTCCACCACGTCGTCGGCGACGACATACCCGCCGCCCTGCTCGACTTCGCGCGCGGCGCCAACGCCACCCAGATCGTGCTGGGCTCCTCCCGCCGCCGCACCTGGCAGTACGTGTTCGGTCCCGGCGTCGGCGCGACCGTCGCCCGCGACTGCGGGCCCGACCTGGACGTGCACATCGTCACCCACGAGGAGGCCGCCAGGGGCCGCGGGCTGCCCGTCGCCCGGGGCGCGCCGCTGGGCCGGCTGCGGCTCGCCTGGGGGTGGGCGGCCGGCACGGCCGGGCCCGCCGCCCTGGCGGTGCTGCTCAGCGCCGTCGACCCGGGGCTCGCCATCGACATGCTGATGTTCCTGGCGGTGACGGTGGCCGCGGCGCTCCTCGGCGGGCTGTGGCCGGCCCTCGCCTCGGCGGCCGTGGGCTCCCTGCTGCTCAACTACCTCTACACCCCGCCCCTGTACACCTGGAGCGTCTCCGACCCGCGGAACATCGTCGCCATCGTCGTCTTCGTCGCGATCGGCACGTCGGTGGCGTCCGTGGTCGACCTCGCGGCCCGGCGCACCCAGCAGGCGGCCCGGCTGCGGGCCGAGTCGGAGATCCTCTCCTTCCTCGCGGGCAACGTGCTGCGCGGCGAGACCGGCCTGGAGGACCTGCTGGAGCGGGTCCGGGAGACCTTCGGCATGGAGTCCGCCGCGCTGCTGGAACGCGCCGGGGACGTCGAGCCGTGGACCTGCGCGGGCCGGGCGGGCCGGGGCCGCCCGGTCGGGCGGCCCGAGGACGCCGACGTCGAGGTGCCCGTCGGGGACCACATGGCGCTGGCGTTGACCGGCCGGGTGCCGCCCGCCGAGGACCGCAGGGTGCTGGCCGCCTTCGCCGCGCAGGCCGCCGTCGTCCTGGACCGCCGCCGGCTGCGCGAACAGGCCGACCGCGCCCTCGCCCTCGCCGAGGGCAACCGCATCCGCACCGCGCTGCTCGCCGCCGTCAGCCACGACCTGCGCACCCCGCTGGCCGGGATCAAGGCGGCCGTCTCCTCGCTGCGCTCCGAGGACGTCGAATGGTCCGACGAGGACCGCGCCGAGCTGCTCGAGGGCATCGAGGACGGCGCGGACCGCCTGGACCACCTCGTGGGCAACCTGCTCGACATGTCCCGCCTGCACACCGGCACGGTCACGCCGCTGATGCGCGGCACCGACCTGGACGAGGTGGTGCCGCGCGCCCTCGGCGGCGTGCCCGAGGACAGCGTCGCCCTGGACGTCCCCGAGACCCTGCCCATGGTCGACGCCGACCCCGGACTGCTGGAGCGGGCGATGGCCAACGTGATCGAGAACGCGGTGAAGTACAGTCCGCCGGGGGAGAAGGTGCTGGTCGCCGCCAGCGCCCTCGCCGACCGGGTCGAGGTGCGGGTCGTCGACCGCGGCCCCGGCGTCCCCGACGAGGCCAAGGGCCGCATCTTCGAGCCGTTCCAGCGGCACGGCGACGCCCCGCGCGGCACCGGCGTGGGGCTCGGCCTGGCGGTCGCCCGCGGCTTCACCGAGGCCATGGGCGGCACCCTCGACGCCGATGACACCCCCGGCGGCGGCCTCACCATGACCCTCACCCTGCACGCGGCGGAAACCCGGCCGGCGGACCGGCCGGGCGACCGCGCACGCGGCCCCGTGGCCGCGGAGAACGAAAGGCGAGCCTCATGA
- a CDS encoding response regulator: MTRVLVVDDDPAIVRALVINLRARAYEVDSAEDGAGALRAAAARHPDVVVLDLGLPDTDGVDVIRRLREWSRVPILVLSARHASAEKVQALDAGADDYVTKPFGMDELLARLRAAVRRAEPADGGEVVVETETFTVDLAAKKVHRDGGDVRLTPTEWHLLEALVRAGGRLVGQKQLLREVWGPSYGTETNYLRVYMAQLRRKLEADPSRPRHLITEPGMGYRFEK; encoded by the coding sequence ATGACCCGGGTGCTGGTGGTCGACGACGACCCGGCCATCGTGCGGGCCCTGGTGATCAACCTCAGGGCCCGGGCGTACGAGGTCGACTCCGCCGAGGACGGGGCCGGCGCCCTGCGCGCGGCCGCCGCGCGCCACCCGGACGTCGTCGTCCTCGACCTCGGCCTGCCCGACACGGACGGCGTCGACGTCATCCGGCGGCTGCGTGAGTGGAGCCGGGTGCCGATCCTGGTGCTGTCCGCGCGGCACGCCTCGGCCGAGAAGGTCCAGGCGCTGGACGCCGGGGCCGACGACTACGTCACCAAGCCCTTCGGCATGGACGAACTGCTCGCCCGGCTGCGCGCCGCCGTACGCCGCGCGGAACCGGCCGACGGGGGAGAGGTCGTCGTGGAGACGGAGACGTTCACCGTCGACCTGGCCGCGAAGAAGGTCCACCGCGACGGCGGGGACGTACGGCTCACGCCCACCGAATGGCATCTGCTGGAGGCGCTGGTGCGGGCCGGGGGCAGGCTGGTGGGCCAGAAGCAGCTGCTGCGGGAGGTGTGGGGGCCGTCGTACGGGACGGAGACCAACTACCTGCGCGTGTACATGGCGCAGCTGCGCCGGAAGCTGGAGGCGGACCCGTCGCGGCCGAGACACCTCATCACCGAACCGGGCATGGGATACCGCTTCGAGAAGTGA
- a CDS encoding OB-fold nucleic acid binding domain-containing protein, translated as MSAVPRSEKPAGRFRRMLDRLSSSQEDLESEELREDAATAGCTRIGDCQDREIVTVTGTLRTVTLRPRAGVPALEAELFDGSAALDVVWLGRRSIVGIEPGRKLIASGRIAMSHGRRVLFNPKYELRPLGRE; from the coding sequence ATGAGTGCTGTTCCTCGGTCCGAGAAGCCGGCAGGCCGCTTCCGCCGCATGCTCGACCGGCTCTCGTCCTCGCAGGAGGACCTGGAGTCGGAGGAGCTGCGCGAGGACGCCGCGACGGCCGGGTGCACGCGGATAGGCGACTGCCAGGACCGCGAGATCGTCACGGTTACTGGTACCTTGCGCACGGTCACGCTGCGGCCGCGCGCGGGAGTTCCGGCCCTGGAGGCCGAACTGTTCGACGGCTCCGCCGCGCTGGACGTGGTGTGGCTCGGCAGGCGCTCCATCGTGGGGATAGAGCCGGGGCGCAAGCTGATCGCATCGGGCCGGATCGCCATGAGCCACGGCCGCCGGGTGCTGTTCAATCCGAAATACGAACTGAGACCCCTCGGACGGGAGTAG
- the dut gene encoding dUTP diphosphatase has translation MSGPGRGALEVLIRRVDPDVPLPAYEHPGDAGADLRTTEACELAPGERAVLPTGVSVALPEGYAAFVHPRSGLAARCGVALVNAPGTIDAGYRGEIKVIVVNLDPRESVRFERFDRIAQLVVQQVERVRFVSVAELPGSARAEGGFGSTGGHAAVEGESGTSVQAAEGGTAGGNRYASVVSDREGQ, from the coding sequence GTGAGCGGGCCCGGCCGCGGCGCACTCGAGGTGCTGATCCGGCGCGTCGACCCCGACGTACCGCTTCCGGCGTACGAGCACCCCGGCGACGCGGGGGCCGATCTGCGCACCACCGAGGCCTGTGAACTGGCCCCGGGCGAACGGGCCGTCCTGCCCACCGGGGTGTCTGTCGCCCTCCCGGAGGGGTACGCGGCCTTCGTGCACCCGCGATCCGGTCTTGCCGCCCGCTGCGGCGTCGCCCTGGTGAATGCCCCGGGGACGATTGATGCCGGGTACCGTGGGGAGATCAAGGTGATCGTGGTGAATCTCGACCCGCGCGAGTCCGTGCGGTTCGAGCGCTTCGACCGGATTGCCCAACTGGTCGTCCAGCAGGTCGAGAGGGTGCGTTTCGTGTCGGTCGCGGAGCTGCCCGGATCGGCCCGGGCCGAGGGGGGCTTCGGATCCACCGGCGGCCATGCCGCGGTGGAAGGCGAGAGCGGCACAAGCGTTCAGGCCGCCGAGGGCGGTACAGCGGGTGGGAATCGATACGCTTCGGTCGTATCCGACCGGGAAGGACAGTGA
- a CDS encoding APC family permease has translation MSKLTDVPKRILIGRALRSDRLGETLLPKRVALPVFASDPLSSVAYAPGEVLLVLSIAGLSAYHFSPWIAVAVVVLMFTVVASYRQNVHAYPSGGGDYEVATTNLGPRAGLTVGSALLVDYVLTVAVSISSGIENLGSAVPFVVEHKVACAVGVIVLLTLMNLRGVRESGTLFAIPTYVFVTGVFLMIAWGAFRGVVLGDDMRAPTADFEIKPEHPGLAGFALVFLLLRAFSSGCAALTGVEAISNGVPGFRKPKSRNAATTLALMGLLAVTMFCGIIALAAATDVRMAENPAKDLLHNGVPLGPDYVQDPVISQVAEAVFGHGSALFVLLAAATALVLFLAANTAYNGFPLLGSILAQDRYLPRQLHTRGDRLAFSNGIVLLAGAAVLLVWIYGADSTRLIQLYIVGVFMSFTLSQTGMVRHWNRLLATERDPAARRRMVRSRAINAFGAFFTGLVLVVVLLTKFTHGAWVALLGMGIFYATMTAIRRHYDRVAEEIAAPDTPSEDTVRPSRVHSVVLISKVHRPTLRALAYAKLLRSDTLEALSVNVDAEETRALREEWERRGIDVPLKVLDSPYREVTRPVIEYVKSLRAQSPRDVVSVIIPEYVVGHWYEQLLHNQSALRLKARLLFTPGVMVTSVPYQLRSSEAAKQRARRRQDWAAPGSARRGPAERVKDTSPRT, from the coding sequence GTGTCCAAACTGACCGACGTGCCCAAACGCATCCTCATCGGGCGCGCACTGCGCAGCGACCGGCTGGGGGAGACGCTCCTGCCGAAGCGTGTCGCACTCCCCGTCTTCGCCTCCGACCCGCTCTCCTCCGTGGCGTACGCGCCCGGCGAGGTGCTGCTGGTCCTCTCCATCGCGGGTCTGTCGGCGTACCACTTCAGCCCCTGGATCGCGGTCGCGGTCGTCGTGCTCATGTTCACCGTGGTCGCCTCCTACCGGCAGAACGTGCACGCCTACCCCAGCGGCGGCGGCGACTACGAGGTGGCCACCACCAACCTCGGCCCGCGGGCGGGCCTCACCGTCGGGAGCGCCCTGCTCGTCGACTACGTCCTCACCGTCGCCGTGTCGATCTCCTCCGGCATCGAGAACCTCGGCTCGGCCGTCCCCTTCGTCGTCGAGCACAAGGTGGCCTGCGCGGTCGGCGTGATCGTGCTGCTGACGCTGATGAACCTGCGCGGGGTCCGGGAATCGGGCACCCTCTTCGCGATCCCCACCTACGTCTTCGTCACCGGCGTCTTCCTCATGATCGCGTGGGGCGCCTTCCGCGGGGTGGTGCTCGGCGACGACATGCGCGCGCCGACCGCCGACTTCGAGATCAAACCCGAGCACCCCGGCCTGGCCGGCTTCGCCCTCGTCTTCCTCCTGCTGCGCGCCTTCTCCTCCGGCTGCGCCGCGCTCACCGGCGTCGAGGCGATCTCCAACGGCGTACCGGGCTTCCGCAAGCCCAAGTCGCGCAACGCGGCGACCACCCTCGCCCTGATGGGCCTGCTCGCCGTCACCATGTTCTGCGGCATCATCGCGCTGGCCGCCGCCACCGACGTACGGATGGCCGAGAACCCGGCCAAGGACCTCCTGCACAACGGCGTCCCGCTCGGCCCCGACTACGTCCAGGACCCGGTGATCTCCCAGGTCGCCGAGGCCGTGTTCGGACACGGCAGCGCGCTGTTCGTCCTGCTCGCCGCCGCCACCGCGCTGGTGCTGTTCCTCGCCGCGAACACCGCCTACAACGGCTTCCCGCTGCTCGGCTCGATCCTCGCCCAGGACCGCTACCTGCCCCGCCAGCTGCACACCCGGGGCGACCGCCTCGCCTTCTCCAACGGCATCGTGCTGCTCGCGGGCGCCGCCGTGCTGCTGGTGTGGATCTACGGCGCCGACTCGACCCGGCTGATCCAGCTGTACATCGTCGGCGTGTTCATGTCCTTCACCCTCAGCCAGACCGGCATGGTCCGGCACTGGAACCGGCTGCTGGCCACCGAGCGGGACCCGGCCGCACGCCGCCGCATGGTCCGCTCCCGGGCGATCAACGCCTTCGGCGCCTTCTTCACCGGCCTGGTGCTGGTCGTCGTGCTGCTCACCAAGTTCACCCACGGCGCCTGGGTCGCCCTGCTCGGCATGGGCATCTTCTACGCGACCATGACGGCGATCCGCCGCCACTACGACCGGGTCGCCGAGGAGATCGCCGCGCCGGACACCCCGAGCGAGGACACCGTACGGCCGTCCCGCGTCCACTCCGTCGTCCTGATCTCCAAGGTGCACCGCCCCACCCTGCGCGCCCTGGCCTACGCCAAGCTGCTGCGCTCCGACACCCTGGAGGCGCTCAGCGTCAACGTGGACGCCGAGGAGACCAGGGCGCTGCGCGAGGAGTGGGAGCGGCGCGGCATCGACGTCCCCCTGAAGGTGCTCGACTCCCCGTACCGGGAGGTCACCCGTCCGGTGATCGAGTACGTCAAGAGCCTGCGCGCGCAGTCGCCGCGGGACGTGGTGTCCGTGATCATCCCGGAGTACGTGGTCGGCCACTGGTACGAGCAGCTGCTGCACAACCAGAGCGCGCTGCGGCTGAAGGCCCGGCTGCTGTTCACGCCGGGCGTCATGGTCACCTCGGTGCCGTACCAGCTCCGGTCCTCCGAGGCCGCCAAGCAGCGGGCCCGCAGGCGGCAGGACTGGGCCGCGCCCGGCTCGGCGCGCAGGGGACCCGCGGAGCGGGTGAAGGACACCTCGCCGCGCACGTAG
- a CDS encoding TrkA family potassium uptake protein — protein sequence MRVAIAGAGAVGRSIAGELLENGHEVLLIDKAPTAISVERVPQAEWLLADACEITSLDEAALQRCNVVIAATGDDKVNLVVSLLAKTEYGVPRVVARVNNPKNEWLFNESWGVDVAVSTPRLMSALVEEAVSVGDLVRLLRFSHGDANLVELTLPEESALAGTQVGDVEWPQDTSLVTIIRGTRVLTPTREDSLEAGDELLFVAAQAREEQLEDLLSVRKES from the coding sequence ATGAGGGTCGCCATTGCCGGAGCCGGCGCGGTCGGCCGCTCGATCGCGGGCGAGCTGCTGGAGAACGGCCACGAGGTCCTGCTGATCGACAAGGCGCCGACCGCCATCTCGGTGGAGCGCGTCCCGCAGGCGGAGTGGCTGCTCGCCGACGCCTGCGAGATCACCTCCCTGGACGAGGCGGCGCTCCAGCGCTGCAACGTCGTCATCGCCGCGACCGGCGACGACAAGGTCAACCTGGTCGTCTCGCTGCTCGCCAAGACCGAGTACGGCGTGCCCCGCGTCGTCGCCCGCGTGAACAACCCCAAGAACGAGTGGCTGTTCAACGAGTCCTGGGGCGTGGACGTCGCCGTCTCCACCCCGCGTCTGATGTCGGCGCTGGTGGAGGAGGCGGTCAGCGTCGGCGACCTGGTCCGGCTGCTGCGCTTCAGCCACGGCGACGCCAACCTGGTGGAGCTGACCCTGCCGGAGGAGTCCGCGCTGGCCGGCACCCAGGTCGGGGACGTGGAGTGGCCGCAGGACACCTCGCTGGTCACCATCATCCGCGGCACGCGGGTGCTGACCCCGACCCGCGAGGACTCCCTGGAGGCCGGCGACGAGCTGCTCTTCGTGGCCGCGCAGGCCCGCGAGGAGCAGCTGGAGGACCTGCTCTCGGTCCGCAAGGAGTCGTAG